A stretch of Metabacillus sp. FJAT-52054 DNA encodes these proteins:
- a CDS encoding acetyl-CoA C-acetyltransferase — protein sequence MREAVIVAGARTPVGRAKKGTLASVRPDDLGALAVKETLKRAGNYEGNIDDLIIGCAMPEAEQGLNMARNIGALAGLPHTVPAVTINRYCSSGLQTIAYAAEKIMLGHSDTIIAGGAESMSLVPMMGHTIRPNARLAEEAPEYYMGMGHTAEQVAQKYGVSREDQDAFAVRSHQRAAAAIEAGRFEDEIVPVEVTLRSVGTDNKLKEKSILFSRDEGVRPGTTQDVLAKLRPVFNVRGSVTAGNSSQTSDGAAAVMVMDREKADALGLAPMVKFRSFAVAGVPPEVMGIGPVAAIPKALKLAGLTVGDVGLFELNEAFASQSLQVIRELGLDEEKVNVNGGAIAIGHPLGCTGAKLTLSLIHEMKRRNEQFGVVTMCIGGGMGAAGVFELV from the coding sequence ATGAGAGAAGCGGTCATTGTTGCAGGTGCAAGAACACCTGTAGGAAGAGCGAAAAAAGGAACATTGGCAAGCGTGCGCCCTGATGATCTGGGAGCACTTGCTGTAAAAGAAACGTTAAAGCGTGCGGGCAATTACGAAGGCAATATTGATGATTTGATTATCGGCTGTGCCATGCCTGAAGCTGAGCAGGGCTTGAATATGGCGAGAAATATTGGAGCGCTGGCAGGATTGCCGCATACCGTTCCTGCAGTTACGATCAACCGTTATTGTTCTTCCGGTCTTCAGACGATTGCCTATGCTGCAGAAAAAATCATGCTAGGGCATTCCGATACGATTATAGCAGGCGGAGCGGAATCCATGAGCCTTGTGCCAATGATGGGGCATACCATTCGTCCAAATGCCAGGCTTGCGGAAGAAGCGCCTGAGTACTACATGGGAATGGGACATACAGCTGAACAAGTGGCCCAGAAATACGGAGTCAGCCGTGAAGATCAGGATGCATTTGCTGTAAGAAGCCATCAGAGGGCTGCGGCTGCGATTGAAGCCGGAAGATTTGAAGATGAAATCGTACCGGTTGAGGTTACGCTTCGATCTGTGGGGACTGACAACAAGCTGAAAGAAAAGTCCATCTTATTTTCCAGAGATGAAGGAGTACGCCCGGGAACAACGCAGGATGTCCTTGCCAAACTCCGTCCCGTATTTAATGTGAGAGGATCCGTAACAGCAGGAAATTCCTCTCAAACGAGTGACGGGGCAGCCGCAGTCATGGTCATGGATCGTGAAAAAGCGGATGCTCTTGGGTTAGCGCCTATGGTGAAATTCAGATCCTTCGCTGTTGCGGGTGTACCGCCGGAAGTTATGGGAATCGGTCCGGTTGCAGCTATCCCGAAAGCGCTGAAGCTTGCCGGTCTGACTGTCGGGGATGTGGGATTGTTTGAATTAAATGAAGCCTTTGCCTCCCAGTCACTTCAAGTAATCCGCGAGCTTGGATTAGATGAAGAAAAGGTGAATGTGAACGGAGGAGCCATTGCAATCGGTCATCCGCTTGGATGTACAGGCGCAAAGCTTACGCTGTCGCTTATCCACGAAATGAAGCGCAGAAATGAGCAGTTTGGTGTTGTAACCATGTGCATCGGCGGCGGTATGGGTGCTGCAGGCGTATTCGAACTAGTTTAA